One Gemmatimonadota bacterium DNA window includes the following coding sequences:
- a CDS encoding L-rhamnonate dehydratase (catalyzes the formation of 2-keto-3-deoxy-L-rhamnonate from L-rhamnonate), with product MNIRNVRAFPVDLSRARKAEKTSLQRKGRQPAGPMDRYPEYRGRRGAAGPAWPSAACIVEADDGTFGLGLTQHSGPVLPIVNEHLRPLLTGQSVMATEKCYDLMVRASAAYGSQGATSYAISAVDLALWDLKGKLLGRPVYELLGGPQKDRIICYATGFDIAWYLELGFKAVKLPMPFGPDDGIDGLNRAVEMVEETRSAIGNDVELMLDCWMALDVEYAVRLGESLRPYRLKWLEDYLMPHDLDGFAAVRRRLPGQGLATGEHWYLAEPFLYAAEHRLVDIFQPDVKWCGGLSAAVRICHIAEAAGLTVAPHGAMNDPYGQHLVFAMPAARWGERSSGVSPPGVPLADMVELPGTAVIEDGCLVPSDAPGFGIESDRAWLDRVAV from the coding sequence ATGAACATCCGAAACGTCCGCGCCTTCCCCGTGGATCTGTCCCGGGCCAGGAAGGCGGAAAAGACATCGCTGCAACGAAAGGGACGCCAGCCTGCAGGTCCCATGGACCGGTACCCGGAGTACCGGGGCAGGCGCGGGGCCGCGGGACCCGCCTGGCCCTCCGCGGCGTGTATCGTGGAAGCGGACGACGGTACTTTCGGCCTGGGATTGACCCAGCATAGCGGTCCCGTCCTCCCCATCGTCAACGAGCATCTCAGGCCGCTATTGACGGGGCAGTCCGTTATGGCCACGGAAAAGTGCTACGATCTCATGGTTCGCGCGAGCGCGGCCTACGGAAGCCAGGGCGCGACGAGCTACGCCATCAGCGCTGTGGACCTGGCCCTGTGGGACCTGAAGGGGAAGCTGCTGGGCCGGCCCGTGTACGAACTGCTCGGCGGTCCGCAGAAGGACCGCATCATCTGCTACGCCACGGGGTTCGATATCGCGTGGTACCTCGAACTGGGATTCAAAGCGGTAAAACTCCCCATGCCGTTTGGTCCGGACGATGGAATCGACGGATTGAACAGAGCGGTGGAGATGGTGGAGGAAACCAGGTCCGCGATCGGAAACGATGTCGAGTTGATGCTGGACTGCTGGATGGCGCTGGACGTGGAATACGCCGTGCGGCTCGGCGAATCGCTGAGGCCCTACAGGCTGAAGTGGCTGGAGGACTACCTCATGCCCCACGACCTGGACGGGTTCGCCGCCGTTCGCCGGCGCTTGCCCGGGCAGGGCCTCGCGACCGGAGAACACTGGTACCTGGCCGAACCGTTCCTGTATGCCGCGGAGCACCGGCTGGTGGATATCTTCCAACCGGACGTCAAGTGGTGCGGCGGGCTTTCCGCCGCGGTCCGCATCTGCCACATCGCCGAAGCCGCGGGCCTGACCGTCGCCCCGCACGGCGCCATGAACGATCCCTACGGCCAGCACCTGGTCTTCGCCATGCCCGCGGCCCGTTGGGGAGAACGTTCCAGCGGGGTCTCTCCGCCCGGAGTGCCCCTGGCCGACATGGTTGAGCTGCCGGGAACGGCCGTGATCGAAGACGGCTGCCTGGTCCCGAGCGACGCACCGGGATTCGGGATCGAATCGGACCGGGCCTGGCTGGACCGCGTGGCCGTCTGA
- a CDS encoding phytanoyl-CoA dioxygenase family protein: MMTPEQRYLFDVFGYLHIENALSKRELEACQRASARYMNTPEDKLPPGFGFDGKRHLHGFAFDKSLEALTRHPSIWPIVRELTNEKPRLISGTLQVDRPGESAVGGLHCAREGFGWESTRYETHHGRVYCDDIIVFPYLDDVFPGDGGLIVLPGSHKANFPRPDSLFNDGLMHGVEDLAPGVVNITPRAGDIIVTSELMTHGILEWRPGDRIRRILVLRYKPQHAGLAMPFPDEIKAVLSPETLELIETAHYNHVKDIVKDDTDGGPESGPEDDQVGDPDNERQGAAP, encoded by the coding sequence ATGATGACCCCGGAACAACGGTACCTGTTCGACGTGTTCGGCTACCTGCACATCGAGAACGCGCTTTCAAAGCGGGAACTCGAGGCCTGCCAGCGCGCATCGGCCCGTTACATGAACACGCCGGAGGACAAACTGCCGCCGGGATTCGGGTTCGACGGCAAGCGCCACCTCCACGGCTTCGCCTTCGACAAGTCGCTCGAGGCCCTGACCCGTCATCCGTCGATCTGGCCCATCGTGCGGGAACTCACCAACGAAAAGCCCCGGCTGATCAGCGGCACCCTCCAGGTGGACCGTCCCGGGGAATCGGCCGTGGGGGGCCTGCACTGCGCCCGGGAGGGTTTCGGTTGGGAGAGCACCCGCTACGAGACCCATCATGGACGGGTCTACTGCGACGACATCATCGTGTTTCCCTACCTGGACGACGTTTTTCCCGGCGACGGCGGTCTCATCGTGTTGCCTGGATCCCACAAGGCGAACTTCCCCCGGCCGGACAGCCTGTTCAACGACGGACTCATGCACGGCGTGGAGGACCTCGCGCCGGGCGTGGTCAACATCACGCCCCGGGCGGGCGACATCATCGTGACTTCCGAGCTCATGACCCACGGCATCCTCGAGTGGCGGCCCGGTGACCGGATCCGGCGCATCCTGGTGCTTCGGTACAAGCCACAGCACGCCGGACTGGCCATGCCGTTCCCGGATGAGATCAAGGCCGTGCTGTCCCCAGAAACGCTGGAACTGATCGAGACCGCCCATTACAACCACGTCAAGGACATCGTCAAGGACGACACGGACGGCGGCCCGGAGAGCGGTCCGGAGGACGACCAGGTGGGCGACCCGGATAACGAACGGCAAGGGGCAGCCCCATGA